One Meles meles chromosome 11, mMelMel3.1 paternal haplotype, whole genome shotgun sequence DNA segment encodes these proteins:
- the ABCA2 gene encoding ATP-binding cassette sub-family A member 2 isoform X2 — protein sequence MGFLHQLQLLLWKNVTLKRRSPWVLAFEIFIPLVLFFILLGLRQKKPTISVKEAFYTAAPLTSAGILPVMQSLCPDGQRDEFGFLQYANSTVTQLLESLNRVVEEGNLFDPARPSLGSELEALRQHLEALRSGPDPWESHLDRPTVSSFSLGSVARDPRELWRFLMQNLSLPNSTAQALLAAQVDLPEVYHLLFGPSPALDVGSGLPRGREPWSRPGSNPLFRMEELLLAPALLEQLTCARGSGELGRILTVPQGQQRALQSYRDAVCSGQAAARAQRFSRLAAELHNQLDVAKIAQQLGLDAPNASAPPQQQPAPPQRLQALLEDLLDAQKVLQDVDVLSALALLLPQGACARRAPGPPASGPGRTANGTGAAGGTSSNSSAEEGARAAAAPASSDALQGQCSAFVQLWAGLQPILCGNNRTIEPEALRRGNMSSLGFTNKEQRNLGLLVHLMTSNPKILYAPAGSEADRVILKANETFAFVGNVTHYARLWLNISAEIRSFLEQGRLQRHLRWLQEYVAELRLRPEALNLSLDELPPALRQDNFTLPNGSALLQQLDTIDNAACGWIQFMSKVSVDIFKGFPDEESIVNYTLNQAYQDNVTVFASVIFQTRKDGSLPPHVHYKIRQNSSFTEKTNEIRRAYWRPGPNTGGRFYFLYGFVWIQDMMERAIINTFVGHDVVEPGNYVQMFPYPCYTRDDFLFVIEHMMPLCMVISWVYSVAMTIQHIVAEKEHRLKEVMKTMGLNNAVHWVAWFITGFVQLSISVTALTAILKYGQVLMHSHVLIIWLFLAVYAVATVMFCFLVSVLYSKAKLASACGGIIYFLSYVPYMYVAIREEVAHDKITAFEKCIASLMSTTAFGLGSKYFALYEVAGVGIQWHTFSQSPVEGDDFNLLLAVTMLMVDAAVYGVLTWYIEAVHPGMYGLPRPWYFPLQKSYWLGSGRAEAWEWSWPWARAPRLSVMEEDQACAMETRRLEEMRGMEEEPTHLPLVVCVDKLTKVYKNDKKLALNRLSLNLYENQVVSFLGHNGAGKTTTMSILTGLFPPTSGSATIYGHDIRTEMDEIRKNLGMCPQHNVLFDRLTVEEHLWFYSRLKSMAQAEIRKEMDKMIEDLELSNKRHSLVQTLSGGMKRKLSVAIAFVGGSRAIILDEPTAGVDPYARRAIWDLILKYKPGRTILLSTHHMDEADLLGDRIAIISHGKLKCCGSPLFLKGAYGDGYRLTLVKRPAEPGDPQEPGLPASPPGRTQLSSCSEPQVSQFIRKHVASCLLVSDTSTELSYILPSEAAKKGAFERLFQHLEQSLDALHLSSFGLMDTTLEEVFLKVSEEDQSLENSEADVKESRKDALPGAEGPASLGEACAGGLEYGLESALQSASSVSSARGDEGAPYADVCGDYRPLLDNLQDPDNVSLQGVEAEALVRAGQGSCKLEGWWLKVRQFHGLLVKRFHCARRNSKALSSQILLPAFFVCVAMTVALSVPEIGDLPPLVLSPSQYHNYTQPRGNFIPYANEERQEDRLRLSPDASPQQLVSTFRLPSGVGATCVLKSPANGSLGPVLNLSSGESRLLAAAFFDSMCLESFSQGLPLSNFVPPPPSPAPSDSPVSPEEDPLQAWNASLPPTSGPDNRTSAPSLPRLVREPIRCTCSAQGTGFSCPGGVGGHPPQMRVVTGDILTDVTGHNVSEYLLFTSDRFRLHRYGAITFGNVQKSIPASFGARAPVMVRKIAVRRAAQVFYNNKGYHSMPTYLNSLNNAILRANLPKSKGNPAAYGITVTNHPMNKTSASLSLDYLLQGTDVVIAIFIIVAMSFVPASFVVFLVAEKSTKAKHLQFVSGCNPVIYWLANYVWDMLNYLVPATCCVIILFVFDLPAYTSPTNFPAVLSLFLLYGWSITPIMYPASFWFEVPSSAYVFLIVINLFIGITATVATFLLQLFEHDKDLKVVNSYLKSCFLIFPNYNLGHGLMEMAYNEYINEYYAKIGQFDKMKSPFEWDIVTRGLVAMTVEGFVGFFLTIMCQYNFLRQPQRMPVSTKPVEDDVDVASERQRVLRGDADNDMVKIENLTKVYKSRKTGRILAVDRLCLGVRPGECFGLLGVNGAGKTSTFKMLTGDESTTGGEAFVNGHSVLKELLQVQQSLGYCPQFDALFDELTAREHLQLYTRLRGIPWKDEARVVKWALEKLELSKYADKPAGTYSGGNKRKLSTAIALIGYPAFIFLDEPTTGMDPKARRFLWNLILDLIKTGRSVVLTSHSMEECEALCTRLAIMVNGRLRCLGSIQHLKNRFGDGYMITVRTKSGQNVKDVVRFFNRNFPEAVLKERHHTKVQYQLQSEHVSLAQVFSKMEQVVGVLGVEDYSVSQTTLDNVFVNFAKKQSDNLEQQETEPPSALRSPLGRLLSLFRPRPTPTELRALVADEPEDLDTEDEGLISFEEERVQLSFNTDTLC from the exons ATGGGCTTCCTGCAccagctgcagctgctgctctggAAGAACGTGACGCTGAAGCGCCGGAGCCCG TGGGTCTTGGCCTTTGAGATCTTCATTCCTTTGGTTCTCTTCTTCATCCTGCTGGGGCTTCGGCAGAAGAAACCGACCATCTCTGTGAAAGAAG cttTCTACACGGCAGCGCCGCTCACCTCCGCAGGCATCCTGCCTGTCATGCAGTCTCTGTGCCCGGATGGCCAGCGAGACGAGTTTGGGTTCCTGCAGTATGCCAACTCCAC GGTCACTCAGCTGCTGGAGAGCCTCAACCGTGTGGTGGAGGAGGGCAACCTGTTCGACCCGGCACGGCCCAGCTTGGGCTCGGAGCTCGAGGCCCTGCGCCAGCACCTGGAGGCCCTCCGCTCTGGCCCGGACCCCTGGGAGAGCCACCTGGACAGACCTACAG TGTCGTCCTTCTCTCTGGGCTCGGTGGCCAGGGACCCACGGGAGCTCTGGCGTTTCCTGATGCAGAATCTGTCGCTCCCTAATAGCACAgcccaggcactcctggctgcccagGTGGACCTGCCGGAG gtcTATCACCTGCTTTTtggcccttcccctgccctggaTGTGGGGTCAGGACTCCCCAGGGGTCGGGAGCCCTGGAGCCGCCCGGGTAGCAATCCCCTATTCCGGATGGAG GAGCTGCTGTTGGCCCCCGCCCTCCTGGAGCAACTGACATGTGCGAGGGGCTCCGGGGAGCTGGGCCGGATCCTCACGGTGCCCCAGGGTCAGCAGAGAGCGCTGCAGAGCTACCGGGACGCTGTCTGCAGTGGGCAGGCTGCCGCCCGTGCCCAGCGCTTTTCTAGGCTGGCTGCTGAGCTCCACAACCAGCTGGATGTGGCCAAGATTGCCCAGCAG CTGGGCCTGGACGCCCCCAACGCCTCGGCTCCTCCGCAGCAGCAGCCTGCACCCCCGCAGCGGCTGCAGGCCCTGCTGGAGGACCTGCTGGACGCCCAGAAAGTTCTGCAGGATGTGGACGTCCTCTCGGCCCTGGccctgctgctgccccagggcGCCTGCGCCCGCCGTGCCCCGGGGCCCCCAGCCAGCGGCCCTGGAAGGACAGCGAACGGCACGGGGGCTGCAGGGGGCACGAGCTCCAACTCCTCCGCGGAGGAGGGCGCCCGGGCCGCGGCAGCCCCCGCCTCCTCAGACGCGCTGCAGGGTCAGTGCTCCGCCTTCGTGCAGCTCTGGGCCGGCCTGCAGCCCATCCTGTGCGGCAACAACCG CACCATCGAGCCGGAGGCGCTGCGGCGGGGCAACATGAGCTCCCTGGGCTTCACGAACAAGGAGCAGCGGAACTTGGGGCTCCTCGTGCACCTTATGACCAGCAATCCCAAGATCCTGTATGCGCCAGCGGGCTCCGAGGCGGACCGCGTCATCCTCAAG GCCAACGAGACCTTTGCCTTTGTAGGCAACGTGACCCACTACGCCCGACTGTGGCTCAACATCTCCGCCGAGATCCGCAGCTTCCTGGAGCAGGGCAGGCTGCAGCGGCACCTCCGCTGGCTGCAGGAG TATGTGGCAGAGCTGCGGCTGCGCCCCGAGGCCTTGAACCTGTCCCTGGACGAGCTGCCGCCCGCCCTGCGTCAGGACAACTTCACGCTGCCCAACGGCTCGGCCCTCCTGCAGCAGCTGGACACCATCGACAACGCGGCCTGTGGCTGGATCCAGTTCATGTCCAAG gtgaGTGTGGACATCTTCAAGGGTTTTCCCGACGAGGAGAGCATCGTCAACTATACCCTCAACCAGGCCTACCAGGACAATGTCACCGTGTTCGCCA gcgTGATCTTCCAGACCCGCAAGGACGGCTCCCTGCCGCCCCACGTGCACTACAAGATCCGCCAAAACTCCAGCTTCACCGAGAAAACCAATGAGATCCGCCGGGCCTACTGGCGCCCGGGGCCCAACACCGGCGGCCGCTTCTACTTCCTCTACGGCTTCGTCTGGATCCAGG ACATGATGGAGCGCGCCATCATCAACACCTTCGTGGGGCACGACGTGGTGGAACCCGGCAACTACGTGCAGATGTTTCCCTACCCCTGCTACACGCGCGACGA cttccTGTTCGTCATCGAGCACATGATGCCGCTCTGCATGGTGATTTCCTGGGTCTACTCGGTGGCCATGACCATCCAGCACATTGTAGCAGAGAAGGAGCACCGGCTGAAGGAG GTGATGAAGACCATGGGCCTGAACAACGCGGTGCACTGGGTGGCCTGGTTCATCACCGGCTTCGTGCAGCTGTCCATCTCCGTGACCGCCCTCACGGCCATCCTCAAGTACGGCCAGGTGCTCATGCACAGCCACGTGCTCATCATCTGGCTCTTCCTGGCCGTCTATGCTGTGGCCACCGTCATGTTCTG CTTCCTGGTGTCCGTGTTGTACTCCAAGGCCAAGCTGGCCTCGGCCTGCGGGGGCATCATCTACTTCCTGAGCTACGTGCCCTACATGTATGTGGCGATCCGCGAGGAGGTGGCCCACGACAAGATCACCGCTTTTGAGAAGTGCATTGCG TCCCTGATGTCCACAACAGCCTTCGGCCTGGGCTCCAAGTACTTTGCGCTGTACGAGGTGGCGGGCGTGGGCATCCAGTGGCACACGTTCAGCCAGTCGCCCGTGGAAGGCGACGACTTCAACCTGCTCCTGGCTGTCACCATGCTGATGGTGGACGCCGCCGTCTATGGCGTGCTCACGTGGTACATTGAGGCTGTGCACCCAG GCATGTATGGGCTGCCCCGGCCCTGGTACTTCCCGCTGCAGAAGTCCTACTGGCTGGGCAGCGGGCGCGCGGAGGCCTGGGAGTGGAGCTGGCCGTGGGCGCGTGCCCCCCGGCTCAGTGTCATGGAGGAGGACCAGGCCTGTGCTATGGAGACCCGGCGCTTGG AGGAGATGCGGGGCATGGAGGAGGAGCCCACCCACCTGCCGCTGGTGGTCTGCGTGGACAAGCTCACCAAGGTCTACAAGAACGACAAGAAGCTGGCTCTGAACAGGCTGAGCTTGAACCTCTACGAGAACCAGGTGGTGTCCTTCCTGGGGCACAACGGGGCTGGCAAGACAACTACCAT GTCCATCCTCACTGGCTTGTTCCCACCGACCTCGGGGTCGGCCACCATCTACGGGCACGACATCCGCACGGAGATGGATGAGATCCGCAAGAACCTGGGCATGTGTCCGCAGCACAACGTGCTCTTCGACCGGCTCACGGTGGAGGAGCACCTCTGGTTCTACTCGAGACTCAAGAGCATGGCGCAGGCGGAGATCCGCAAGGAGATGGACAa GATGATCGAGGACCTGGAGCTGTCCAATAAACGGCACTCGCTGGTGCAGACGCTGTCGGGCGGCATGAAGCGCAAACTCTCCGTGGCCATCGCCTTCGTGGGCGGCTCGCGCGCCATCATCCTGGACGAACCCACCGCGGGTGTGGACCCTTACGCACGCCGAGCCATCTGGGACCTCATCCTCAAGTACAAGCCGG GCCGCACCATCCTGCTGTCCACCCACCACATGGACGAGGCCGACCTGCTCGGGGACCGCATCGCCATCATCTCCCACGGGAAGCTCAAGTGCTGTGGCTCCCCGCTCTTCCTCAAGGGCGCCTACGGGGACGGCTACCGCCTCACTCTGGTCAAGCGGCCTGCTGAGCCCGGGGACCCCCAAG AGCCAGGACTGCCAGCCAGCCCCCCCGGCCGCACACAGCTGAGCAGCTGCTCGGAGCCCCAGGTCTCCCAGTTCATCCGCAAGCACGTGGCCTCCTGTCTCCTGGTCTCCGACACGAGCACAGAGCTCTCCTACATCCTGCCTAGCGAGGCCGCCAAGAAGGGGGCCTTCGAGCGTCTCTTCCAG CACCTGGAGCAGAGTCTGGACGCGCTGCACCTAAGCAGCTTCGGGCTGATGGACACCACGTTGGAGGAGGTGTTCCTCAAGGTGTCAGAGGAGGACCAGTCTCTGGAGAACAGTGAGGCCG ACGTGAAGGAGTCCAGGAAAGACGCTCTCCCCGGGGCGGAGGGTCCGGCCTCGCTGGGGGAGGCGTGTGCAGGCGGCCTGGAGTACGGCCTGGAGTCCGCCCTGCAGTCCGCGTCCTCCGTGAGCTCTGCCCGCGGCGACGAGGGAGCCCCCTACGCGGACGTCTGTGGCGACTACCGCCCGCTGCTTGACAACCTACAGGACCCCGACAACGTCAGCCTGCAAG GAGTGGAGGCGGAGGCCCTCGTGCGGGCCGGCCAGGGCAGCTGCAAGCTGGAGGGCTGGTGGCTGAAGGTGCGCCAGTTCCACGGGCTGCTGGTCAAGCGCTTCCACTGCGCCCGCCGCAACTCCAAGGCGCTGTCCTCCCAGATCCTGCTCCCCGCCTTCTTCGTCTGCGTGGCCATGACCGTGGCCCTCTCCGTCCCTGAGATCG GTGACCTGCCCCCGCTGGTCCTGTCGCCCTCCCAGTACCACAACTACACCCAGCCCCGCGGCAACTTCATCCCCTACGCCAACGAGGAGCGCCAGGAGGACCG ATTGCGACTGTCGCCGGATGCCAGCCCCCAGCAGCTCGTGAGCACGTTCCGGCTGCCGTCAGGTGTGGGCGCCACCTGTGTGCTCAAGTCTCCGGCCAACGGCTCCCTGGGGCCCGTGCTGAACCTGAGCAGCGGCGAGTCCCGCCTGCTGGCCGCCGCCTTCTTTGACAGCATGTGCCTGGAGTCCTTCTCGCAGGGGCTGCCGCTGTCCAACTTCGtgcctcccccgccctcccccgctCCGTCCGACTCCCCTGTGTCCCCAGAGGAGGACCCGCTGCAGGCCTGGAATGCTTCGCTGCCCCCCACCTCTGGGCCAG ACAACCGGACGTCGGCACCCTCCTTGCCACGCCTGGTGCGGGAGCCCATCCGCTGCACCTGTTCTGCACAGGGCACTGGCTTCTCCTGCCCGGGTGGTGTGGGTGGGCATCCACCCCAGATGCGGGTGGTCACCGGAGACATCCTGACTGACGTCACCGGCCACAATGTCTCCGAGTACCTGCTCTTCACCTCCGACCGCTTCCGGCTGCACCG GTACGGGGCCATCACCTTTGGCAACGTCCAGAAGTCCATCCCGGCGTCGTTCGGTGCCCGGGCCCCGGTCATGGTGCGGAAGATCGCAGTGCGCCGGGCAGCCCAG GTTTTCTACAACAACAAGGGTTACCACAGCATGCCCACCTACCTCAACAGCCTCAACAACGCCATCCTGCGGGCCAACCTGCCCAAGAGCAAGGGCAACCCCGCAGCCTATG GCATCACTGTCACCAACCACCCCATGAACAAGACGAGCGCCAGCCTCTCCCTGGATTACCT GCTGCAGGGCACGGACGTGGTCATTGCCATCTTCATCATCGTGGCCATGTCCTTCGTGCCAGCCAGCTTCGTGGTCTTCCTGGTGGCCGAGAAGTCCACCAAGGCCAAGCACCTGCAGTTTGTCAGCGGCTGTAACCCCGTCATCTACTGGCTCGCCAACTACGTGTGGGACATG CTGAACTACCTGGTCCCGGCCACCTGCTGCGTCATTATCCTGTTCGTGTTCGACCTGCCGGCCTACACGTCCCCCACCAACTTCCCTGCCGTGCTCTCGCTCTTCCTGCTCTACGG GTGGTCTATCACGCCCATCATGTACCCGGCCTCCTTCTGGTTCGAGGTGCCCAGCTCGGCCTACGTCTTTCTCATCGTCATCAATCTCTTCATTGGCATCACGGCCACGGTGGCCACCTTCCTGCTGCAGCTCTTTGAGCATGACAAG GACTTGAAGGTGGTCAACAGTTACCTGAAAAGCTGCTTCCTCATCTTTCCCAACTACAACCTGGGCCACGGGCTCATGGAGATGGCCTACAACGAGTACATCAACGAGTACTACGCCAAGATCG GCCAGTTTGACAAGATGAAGTCCCCGTTCGAGTGGGACATTGTCACCAGGGGGCTGGTGGCCATGACGGTCGAAGGTTTCGTCGGCTTCTTCCTCACCATCATGTGCCAGTACAACTTCCTGCGGCAGCCCCA GCGGATGCCAGTGTCCACCAAGCCCGTGGAGGACGATGTGGACGTGGCCAGCGAGCGGCAGCGAGTGCTGCGGGGGGATGCTGACAATGACATGGTCAAGATCGAGAACCTGACCAAG GTGTACAAGTCCCGGAAGACCGGCCGCATCCTGGCGGTGGATCGCCTGTGCCTGGGCGTGCGTCCTGGCGAGTGCTTTGGCCTCCTGGGCGTGAACGGCGCCGGCAAGACCAGCACCTTCAAGATGCTGACGGGTGACGAGAGCACAACGGGGGGCGAGGCCTTTGTCAACGGGCACAG CGTGCTCAAGGAGCTGCTCCAGGTGCAGCAGAGTCTGGGGTACTGCCCGCAGTTCGACGCCCTGTTCGACGAGCTCACGGCCCGGGAGCACCTGCAGCTGTACACGCGGCTCCGCGGCATCCCCTGGAAGGACGAGGCGCGG GTGGTGAAGTGGGCCCTGGAGAAGCTGGAGCTGAGCAAGTACGCGGACAAGCCCGCGGGCACCTACAGCGGCGGCAACAAGCGCAAGCTGTCCACGGCCATCGCCCTCATCGGGTACCCCGCCTTCATCTTCCTG GACGAGCCCACCACAGGCATGGACCCCAAGGCCCGGCGCTTCCTCTGGAACCTCATTCTGGACCTCATCAAGACCGGGCGCTCGGTGGTGCTGACGTCGCACAG CATGGAGGAGTGCGAGGCGCTCTGCACGCGTCTGGCCATCATGGTGAACGGGCGCCTGCGCTGTCTGGGCAGCATCCAGCACCTGAAGAACAG GTTTGGAGACGGCTACATGATCACCGTGAGGACCAAGAGCGGCCAGAACGTGAAGGACGTGGTGCGGTTCTTCAACCGGAACTTTCCGGAGGCGGTGCTCAAG GAGCGTCACCACACGAAGGTGCAGTACCAGCTCCAGTCGGAGCACGTCTCGCTGGCTCAGGTGTTCAGCAAGATGGAGCAGGTGGTGGGCGTGCTGGGCGTCGAGGACTACTCGGTCAGCCAGACGACGCTGGACAAC GTGTTCGTGAACTTTGCCAAGAAGCAGAGCGACAACCTGGAGCAGCAGGAGACTGAGCCGCCCTCCGCCCTGCGGTCGCCCCTGGGCCGCCTGCTCAGCCTCTTCCGGCCGCGGCCCACCCCCACGGAGCTGAGGGCCCTGGTGGCCGATGAGCCTGAGGACCTGGACACGGAGGACGAGGGCCTCATCAGCTTCGAGGAGGAGCGG GTCCAGCTCTCCTTCAACACAGACACACTCTGCTGA